Proteins encoded within one genomic window of Granulicella pectinivorans:
- a CDS encoding DUF692 domain-containing protein, with amino-acid sequence MPANRFNGFTDYGVGIGLRVPHYDHIFQEKPVVDWFEIISENYMVDGGRPLKVLDRILEQYRVVQHGVSMYFGSAQPLDREHLRRLKDLTKRTRTPWLSDHLCWGSVDGRYTHDLLPLPYTWEAVETTAQRIREVQDYLEIPIAVENVSSYAEFHESQMSEWEFLNEVVHKADCGILLDVNNIYVSSENHGFDPMDYINAVSADRVAQIHMAGHSKFEKYTLDTHDHPVLDPVWNMYARALERTGPTATLLEWDDNIPSFEEVHNEALKANRYLDPTSSSATIPASQPFDEART; translated from the coding sequence ATGCCTGCCAACCGATTCAATGGATTCACCGACTACGGGGTGGGCATTGGCCTCCGCGTTCCACACTACGATCACATCTTCCAGGAGAAACCCGTCGTCGACTGGTTCGAGATCATCTCCGAAAACTACATGGTCGATGGTGGCCGTCCGCTCAAGGTTCTCGATCGCATCCTCGAGCAATACCGCGTCGTGCAGCATGGCGTCTCCATGTACTTCGGCTCCGCGCAACCACTCGATCGCGAGCATCTCCGCCGCCTGAAAGACCTCACCAAACGCACCCGGACTCCATGGCTCTCCGACCATCTCTGCTGGGGCAGCGTCGATGGCCGCTACACCCACGATCTTCTACCGCTGCCCTACACCTGGGAGGCAGTCGAGACCACCGCGCAGCGCATCCGCGAGGTGCAGGACTACCTCGAGATCCCCATCGCCGTCGAGAACGTCAGCAGCTACGCGGAGTTCCACGAGTCTCAGATGTCCGAGTGGGAGTTTCTCAACGAAGTCGTCCACAAAGCCGACTGCGGCATCCTGCTCGACGTCAACAACATCTACGTCTCCTCAGAAAATCACGGCTTCGATCCCATGGACTACATCAACGCCGTCTCCGCCGATCGCGTCGCGCAGATCCACATGGCAGGCCACTCGAAGTTCGAAAAATACACGCTCGATACGCACGATCATCCCGTCCTCGATCCCGTATGGAACATGTACGCCCGCGCCCTGGAGCGCACTGGACCCACCGCCACGCTCCTTGAGTGGGACGACAACATCCCATCGTTCGAGGAGGTTCACAACGAAGCGCTCAAAGCCAATCGCTATCTCGATCCAACCAGCTCCTCCGCCACCATCCCCGCTTCGCAGCCCTTCGACGAGGCACGCACATGA
- a CDS encoding DUF1223 domain-containing protein, translating into MQSIWQHSLLSLVLAQMLSLGLPAQTATPPPLLVELFTSEGCSSCPPADALLREINGTRTSSGQLIVGISEHVTYWNSLGWADPFSASVFTERQNAYGNKFGLDSVYTPQMVVNGAQQVVGSDRNGLARIFKKELDQPIQLQVHILSAKIVGNAVLVRFSTTAEAPNPKGDIVAVLADDTARSSVARGENSGRNLTHVAVARSITRVSMAKSTGEQEVRIPLPSSFRDSEQHHVILFAQAPAHGRVLGVDSASLARLD; encoded by the coding sequence ATGCAATCGATTTGGCAACACAGTCTTCTCTCTCTCGTACTGGCGCAGATGCTCTCACTCGGCCTCCCCGCCCAGACCGCGACGCCACCACCACTCCTCGTCGAACTCTTCACCTCCGAAGGATGCTCAAGCTGTCCACCCGCCGATGCCCTGCTCCGCGAGATCAACGGCACACGAACTTCATCGGGGCAGTTGATCGTTGGCATCAGCGAACATGTCACCTACTGGAACTCCCTCGGTTGGGCTGATCCCTTCTCTGCATCGGTCTTCACCGAACGCCAGAATGCCTACGGCAACAAGTTCGGCCTCGACAGCGTCTACACACCGCAGATGGTCGTGAACGGTGCTCAACAGGTCGTCGGCAGCGATCGCAACGGACTCGCTCGCATCTTCAAGAAGGAGCTGGATCAGCCCATCCAACTCCAGGTTCACATCCTCTCGGCAAAGATCGTCGGCAACGCCGTGCTGGTCAGGTTTTCAACCACAGCGGAAGCACCAAATCCCAAGGGAGACATCGTCGCTGTACTGGCCGACGACACAGCCCGCTCCAGCGTAGCGCGCGGCGAGAACTCCGGACGCAACCTCACCCATGTCGCCGTGGCCCGCTCGATCACGCGCGTGTCCATGGCGAAGTCCACCGGCGAACAGGAGGTTCGTATCCCTCTTCCCTCTTCCTTTCGAGACTCCGAACAACATCATGTCATTCTCTTTGCGCAGGCTCCCGCACACGGTCGCGTGCTTGGCGTCGACTCCGCATCACTCGCTCGCCTCGACTGA
- a CDS encoding DoxX family protein, whose translation MSVRNAADSAQRGFMEVLLKGYERFVAFASRLQSPLLLAIRLYWGWQFAQTGWGKLHSLEKITGFFTSLNIPFPAFNAHFVAGLEFFGGILLLLGLGSRLVSVLMVGNMMVAYWTADREALISIFSDPGKFYVADPFTFLFASIIILIFGAGLFSLDALIVKRWLKEQAV comes from the coding sequence ATGAGCGTTCGCAACGCTGCAGATTCTGCGCAAAGAGGTTTTATGGAAGTACTACTCAAGGGGTATGAACGTTTCGTGGCATTTGCCTCGCGTCTGCAGTCGCCGCTGCTGCTTGCGATACGGCTTTATTGGGGATGGCAGTTCGCGCAGACGGGTTGGGGCAAACTGCATAGCCTTGAGAAGATCACGGGGTTCTTCACCAGCCTCAATATCCCATTTCCCGCCTTCAACGCACACTTCGTTGCGGGACTGGAGTTCTTCGGCGGCATCCTGCTTCTTCTTGGACTGGGGTCGCGTCTCGTCAGCGTGTTGATGGTCGGGAACATGATGGTTGCGTACTGGACGGCAGATCGTGAAGCGCTCATTTCCATCTTTTCGGATCCGGGCAAGTTTTATGTAGCCGATCCCTTTACGTTTCTTTTTGCCTCGATCATTATACTTATTTTTGGCGCCGGCTTGTTTTCGCTGGATGCCTTGATCGTGAAGCGTTGGTTGAAGGAGCAGGCTGTTTAG
- a CDS encoding sigma-70 family RNA polymerase sigma factor: MAEHPDLQEEKRMIAQILAGQTQLFHGLIRPYERSVYVMALSFVHNEADAEDVAQEAFLKAFRNLSAFRGEAKFGTWLISITLNEARSRLRRNKAAPTESLDTPADEDGHVSPALLRDWREIPSEELERGELKLVLQNAIAALPAAYREVLLLREVEELNTGEVAELLKISVSLAKVRLHRARMMMQKMLAPQLKQMNPKRRWFQWS; encoded by the coding sequence ATGGCAGAACACCCCGACTTGCAGGAGGAAAAGCGCATGATCGCGCAGATCCTCGCCGGCCAGACACAGCTCTTTCATGGGCTGATCCGGCCGTACGAACGCAGTGTCTATGTCATGGCGCTGTCGTTCGTGCATAACGAAGCGGATGCGGAGGACGTCGCGCAGGAGGCCTTTCTGAAGGCCTTCCGCAATCTCAGCGCCTTTCGTGGTGAGGCAAAGTTCGGGACTTGGCTGATCAGCATCACGCTGAACGAGGCTCGGAGCCGGCTGCGCCGCAACAAGGCGGCACCGACGGAGTCGCTGGATACGCCTGCGGATGAAGATGGTCATGTATCGCCGGCGTTGCTGCGGGATTGGCGCGAGATTCCTTCGGAGGAGTTGGAACGTGGGGAGTTGAAGCTGGTGTTGCAGAATGCGATTGCCGCGCTGCCGGCGGCATATCGGGAGGTGCTTCTGCTGCGAGAGGTGGAGGAACTGAATACGGGAGAGGTGGCGGAATTGCTGAAGATCAGCGTTTCGCTGGCGAAGGTCCGATTGCATCGGGCCAGGATGATGATGCAGAAGATGCTTGCACCGCAGTTGAAACAGATGAATCCGAAGCGGAGGTGGTTCCAGTGGTCATAG
- a CDS encoding zf-HC2 domain-containing protein has protein sequence MVIACKHVWTYISDYLDGTLDPEVRERVQKHLEHCEICSAILDSTRNILILTADDRVFELPMGYSERLHARLELALHEAAPEDGEVSQAP, from the coding sequence GTGGTCATAGCATGCAAGCACGTCTGGACGTACATCTCCGACTATCTGGATGGAACGCTGGACCCTGAGGTGCGGGAGCGTGTGCAGAAGCATCTCGAGCATTGCGAGATCTGTTCCGCGATTCTGGATTCAACGCGCAACATTCTGATCCTGACGGCGGACGACCGCGTCTTTGAACTGCCGATGGGGTATAGCGAGCGGCTGCATGCGCGGCTTGAGCTCGCGTTGCACGAGGCAGCGCCGGAGGATGGTGAGGTTTCTCAGGCGCCGTGA
- a CDS encoding M16 family metallopeptidase produces the protein MTIRPFLAALMAVSLVPIVLAAPPAGKPLKLPEIKFEKYTLPNGLTVITHEDHRLPLVAVDLWYHVGPLNERAGRTGFAHLFEHMMFEGSEHVGEKAHIKFVQGAGATDVNGTTSFDRTNYFETLPANQLELGLWLESDRMGFLMEGLDRVKLANQRDVVRNERRQGEGQPYELANEKMYQLLFPKEHPYYADVIGSHADIEAARIADIRDFHQQFYTPNNASIAIAGDFDPVKLKALLTKYFGPIPKGPAVAPVNVETPAITAQRRAVVTDTVKLPELTIAWLTPGVFQPGSDEADVAMFALGGAKASRLDQALVYKTQVAQRVTCQLDAEKLAGIAECDVIAKPGVKLEDLEATVWSEIAKLQADGPTEEEVTAAKAVHLTRKITGLQRLGGFGGVADTLNQYNQYTGDPGYLVKDVASQQAVTASGAKAAAAKYFTKDSAVVVYTVAGKKELNDVPRSPGDTDADVKIVNPYSEAFETEQAWRKTPPAPGPALSFHLPVPKTFTLKNGLKVYFVEDKNLPVLSAQVEVRAGSENTPFAKAGLASLTGATMGEATTTRDLTQLAEAQEKIGTRINLGTTMDGMDAALTVTTNNADQGLELLADVMQHPAFADKDFDRMQKQRLVAISQVADSPQAIAQRVGPLLIYGEHPYGASATGTLDSVKALSKADLVEFYKQHYGPADAALTLVGDVNEAEAKRLAEKYFGGWTGTARAGVKLAPAPAAPQRHIVIVDKPGAPQTALFAFGQGVPITTPDLQAIQVMNYTLGGSFGSRINMNLREEHGYTYGAQSAYQLYAQGGGFLAGGLVRTDITGPAAKELMYEISRFPTAPPTDAELTMAKDARVHAIPALFETTSATAGALGSIFLYNRPLDYYTTLPEKYSKVTAADVIRVAKEDVHPINLIIVAVGDKAKIEQGLKDTNLGPIEVRTPTGELVK, from the coding sequence ATGACGATTCGTCCGTTCCTTGCCGCGTTGATGGCGGTATCGCTGGTTCCCATCGTTTTGGCTGCTCCCCCGGCCGGGAAGCCGCTGAAGCTGCCTGAGATCAAGTTTGAGAAGTACACGCTGCCGAATGGGCTGACCGTCATTACACATGAAGATCATCGTCTGCCGCTGGTGGCGGTCGACCTCTGGTACCACGTGGGGCCGCTGAACGAGAGGGCTGGCCGGACAGGTTTCGCACACCTGTTTGAACACATGATGTTCGAAGGGTCGGAGCATGTGGGGGAGAAGGCGCATATCAAGTTTGTGCAGGGCGCGGGTGCTACGGATGTGAACGGCACGACGAGCTTCGACAGGACGAACTACTTCGAGACGCTTCCGGCGAACCAGTTGGAGCTGGGATTGTGGCTGGAGTCGGACCGGATGGGGTTCCTGATGGAGGGGTTGGACCGCGTGAAGTTGGCGAACCAGCGCGACGTGGTCCGCAATGAGCGGAGGCAGGGCGAGGGGCAGCCGTATGAACTCGCGAACGAGAAGATGTATCAGCTTCTGTTCCCGAAGGAGCATCCGTACTACGCGGATGTGATCGGATCGCACGCGGATATTGAAGCGGCGCGGATTGCCGATATTCGCGACTTTCATCAGCAGTTCTACACGCCGAATAATGCCAGCATCGCGATTGCGGGCGACTTCGATCCGGTGAAGCTGAAGGCTTTGCTGACGAAGTACTTTGGGCCGATTCCGAAGGGGCCTGCCGTGGCGCCGGTGAATGTAGAGACTCCGGCGATTACGGCCCAGAGGCGCGCCGTGGTAACGGATACGGTGAAGCTGCCGGAGCTGACCATTGCGTGGCTGACGCCGGGTGTTTTCCAGCCGGGATCGGATGAGGCGGACGTGGCTATGTTTGCGTTGGGCGGCGCGAAGGCAAGCCGTCTGGACCAGGCGTTGGTCTACAAGACACAGGTGGCGCAGCGGGTGACGTGCCAGTTGGATGCGGAGAAGCTGGCCGGCATCGCTGAGTGCGACGTGATTGCGAAGCCGGGCGTGAAGCTTGAGGATCTGGAGGCGACGGTCTGGTCGGAGATTGCGAAGCTGCAGGCGGACGGGCCGACCGAGGAAGAGGTGACGGCGGCGAAGGCGGTACACCTTACGCGGAAGATTACCGGGTTACAGCGGCTGGGCGGCTTTGGCGGAGTGGCCGACACGCTGAACCAGTACAACCAGTACACGGGTGATCCGGGGTATCTGGTGAAGGATGTCGCGAGTCAGCAGGCGGTGACGGCGTCGGGTGCGAAGGCGGCGGCGGCGAAGTACTTTACGAAGGACTCGGCTGTGGTGGTGTACACGGTGGCGGGCAAGAAGGAGTTGAACGACGTGCCGCGCAGCCCGGGGGATACGGATGCGGATGTGAAGATCGTGAATCCGTACAGCGAGGCGTTTGAGACGGAGCAGGCGTGGCGGAAGACGCCTCCGGCTCCGGGGCCGGCACTGAGCTTCCACTTGCCGGTGCCGAAGACGTTCACGCTGAAGAATGGGCTGAAGGTCTACTTCGTCGAGGATAAGAATCTGCCGGTGCTTTCGGCGCAGGTGGAGGTGCGGGCGGGCAGCGAGAACACTCCGTTCGCCAAGGCCGGGCTGGCCAGCCTGACCGGCGCGACGATGGGCGAGGCGACGACGACGCGCGACCTGACGCAGTTGGCGGAGGCGCAGGAGAAGATCGGCACGCGGATCAACCTTGGCACCACGATGGACGGCATGGATGCCGCGCTGACGGTTACGACGAACAACGCGGACCAGGGGTTGGAACTGCTGGCCGATGTGATGCAGCATCCCGCGTTCGCGGACAAGGACTTCGACCGTATGCAGAAGCAGCGTTTGGTGGCGATTTCGCAGGTGGCGGATTCGCCACAGGCGATCGCGCAGCGGGTTGGACCCCTGTTGATCTACGGCGAGCATCCGTATGGGGCTTCTGCGACGGGCACGCTGGATAGTGTGAAGGCGCTGAGCAAGGCTGACCTGGTGGAGTTCTACAAGCAGCACTACGGGCCTGCCGATGCTGCCCTGACGCTGGTTGGCGACGTGAATGAGGCGGAGGCCAAGCGGCTGGCGGAGAAGTACTTCGGCGGCTGGACGGGTACGGCGAGGGCTGGGGTGAAGCTTGCTCCGGCACCGGCTGCTCCGCAGCGGCACATCGTGATTGTGGACAAGCCGGGGGCTCCGCAGACTGCACTGTTCGCGTTCGGGCAGGGCGTGCCGATCACGACGCCGGATCTGCAGGCGATCCAGGTGATGAACTACACGCTGGGCGGAAGCTTTGGCAGCCGCATCAATATGAACCTGCGTGAGGAGCATGGGTACACGTACGGAGCGCAGTCAGCCTACCAGCTTTATGCGCAGGGTGGTGGGTTCCTAGCGGGTGGACTGGTCCGAACGGACATTACCGGGCCTGCGGCGAAGGAGCTGATGTACGAGATCTCGCGCTTCCCGACGGCTCCTCCGACCGACGCCGAGCTGACGATGGCGAAGGATGCGCGCGTGCATGCGATTCCGGCGCTCTTCGAGACGACCTCCGCGACGGCTGGGGCTCTTGGGAGCATCTTTCTCTACAACCGTCCGCTGGACTACTACACGACGCTGCCGGAGAAGTACAGCAAGGTGACGGCGGCCGATGTGATCCGGGTGGCGAAGGAAGATGTGCATCCGATTAACCTCATCATCGTGGCCGTTGGCGACAAGGCGAAGATCGAACAGGGACTGAAAGATACGAACCTTGGGCCGATCGAAGTGCGGACGCCTACCGGAGAGCTAGTGAAGTAG
- a CDS encoding phosphocholine-specific phospholipase C, protein MSSRRDFLKQSLLLSSAAAIPLSIQRAFAIAPTPGTSYLDAEHIVILMQENRSFDHTFGTLQGVRGFNDPRALRLPNGNSVFLQSNAAGETYAPWRLDINDTKATWTGSLPHSRESQVDAWNNGHHDRWLDAKRPQREYAHLPFTMGHYTRQDLPFYYALADAFTICDQNYCSASTSTTPNRLVFWTGTIRDPKSNAACIRNSEADFGTLSWTTFPERLQQAGIPWKVYQNDLSAAGGKTGEEESWLANFTDNPLEFFAQYNVHLHPKYPLALEAELASLHEKPDPKDAARIAHLQSELRRTREKFSDLPSPAQDLHRRAFASNPENQHLETVSCNEGGATEHITVPAGDVLKNFRDDVHSGNLPPISWLVAPENFSDHPSAPWYGAWYVSEIVDILTKNPEVWRKTIFILTYDENDGYFDHAPSYVAADPKRPETGGASSGIDTGSEYIHAADEIALGVDPAHARTGPIGLGFRVPMIVASPWTRGGFVNSQLFDHTSTLQLLENFVQHKYNKTVRETNISPWRRALCGDLSSVFRPYDAAPSTLPFLARDPFVASIQRARVKPTPTGYRSLSPAEIAHPTAHIPPQEPGIRPACAIPYDLHAEAVPTPDHITLILRAHAAGAPFNVYLYNTHDGMVAATYAVQSGTSVTKSIPLAQFPGGAYDIEVHAPNGFHRAFRGTPNSPKLTVSCRPTHGNLELHLQGTNLRITDNAYGTPPQTLNSSSHPIVLDLSKQHGWYDLTIQSGDTIQTLAGHIETGKPSFTDPQMGRSV, encoded by the coding sequence ATGTCTTCCCGTCGCGATTTTCTCAAGCAGTCTCTCCTGCTCTCCTCCGCCGCTGCCATACCCCTGTCCATTCAGCGCGCCTTCGCCATCGCGCCCACGCCCGGCACCAGCTATCTCGACGCGGAACACATCGTCATCCTCATGCAGGAGAACCGCTCCTTCGACCACACCTTCGGCACTCTGCAGGGCGTGCGCGGCTTCAACGATCCGCGCGCCCTGCGCCTGCCCAACGGCAACTCCGTCTTCCTGCAATCGAACGCCGCCGGCGAAACCTACGCACCCTGGCGGCTCGACATCAACGACACCAAAGCCACCTGGACCGGCTCCCTGCCCCACAGCCGCGAAAGCCAGGTCGACGCATGGAACAACGGACACCACGACCGCTGGCTCGACGCCAAGCGCCCCCAACGCGAGTACGCCCACCTACCCTTCACCATGGGCCACTACACCCGCCAGGACCTGCCCTTCTACTACGCGCTCGCCGACGCCTTCACGATCTGTGACCAGAACTACTGCAGCGCCTCCACCAGCACCACCCCCAATCGTCTCGTCTTCTGGACAGGCACCATCCGCGACCCGAAGTCCAACGCTGCCTGCATCCGCAACTCCGAAGCCGACTTCGGAACGCTAAGCTGGACCACCTTCCCCGAACGCCTGCAACAGGCCGGTATCCCCTGGAAGGTCTACCAGAACGACCTCTCCGCCGCGGGCGGCAAGACCGGCGAAGAAGAGTCGTGGCTCGCCAACTTCACCGACAATCCCCTCGAGTTCTTCGCGCAGTACAACGTCCATCTCCACCCGAAGTACCCGCTCGCGCTCGAGGCCGAACTGGCCAGCCTTCACGAGAAGCCCGATCCCAAGGATGCCGCCCGCATCGCCCACCTCCAGTCCGAGTTGCGACGCACCCGGGAGAAGTTTTCGGACCTCCCCTCACCCGCACAGGACCTTCATCGACGCGCCTTCGCCAGCAACCCCGAGAATCAGCACCTGGAGACCGTCTCCTGCAACGAAGGCGGTGCCACCGAGCACATCACCGTCCCCGCAGGAGACGTCCTCAAGAACTTCCGCGACGACGTCCACTCCGGCAACCTGCCGCCCATCTCCTGGCTCGTCGCCCCCGAAAACTTCTCCGACCACCCCTCCGCCCCCTGGTACGGAGCCTGGTACGTGTCGGAGATCGTGGACATCCTCACAAAGAATCCCGAGGTCTGGCGCAAGACCATCTTCATCCTCACCTACGACGAAAACGACGGCTACTTCGACCACGCCCCGTCCTACGTCGCCGCCGATCCGAAGCGCCCGGAGACCGGTGGTGCCTCATCCGGCATCGACACCGGCTCCGAGTACATCCACGCCGCCGACGAGATCGCCCTCGGCGTCGACCCTGCCCATGCCCGCACCGGTCCCATCGGCCTCGGCTTTCGCGTCCCCATGATCGTCGCCTCGCCCTGGACGCGGGGTGGCTTCGTCAACTCGCAGCTCTTCGACCACACCTCCACCCTTCAGCTCCTCGAAAACTTCGTCCAGCACAAATACAACAAAACCGTCCGTGAGACCAACATCTCTCCATGGCGACGCGCTCTCTGCGGAGACCTCTCCTCCGTCTTCCGCCCCTACGACGCCGCTCCCTCCACCCTCCCGTTCCTAGCCCGCGATCCCTTCGTCGCCTCCATCCAGCGAGCCAGGGTGAAGCCCACGCCCACCGGCTACCGCTCCCTCAGCCCCGCTGAAATCGCCCACCCCACCGCGCATATCCCCCCGCAGGAGCCCGGCATCCGGCCCGCCTGCGCCATCCCCTACGACCTGCACGCGGAAGCCGTCCCCACCCCGGACCACATCACCCTCATCCTCCGCGCACACGCCGCCGGAGCCCCCTTTAATGTCTATCTCTACAACACGCACGACGGCATGGTAGCCGCCACCTACGCCGTCCAGTCCGGCACAAGCGTAACGAAATCCATCCCCCTTGCGCAGTTCCCCGGCGGAGCCTACGACATCGAGGTCCACGCCCCCAACGGCTTTCACCGCGCCTTCCGGGGCACCCCCAACAGCCCGAAGCTTACCGTCTCGTGCCGTCCCACCCATGGCAATCTGGAGCTCCATCTCCAGGGCACCAACCTCAGGATCACCGACAACGCCTACGGCACCCCGCCCCAAACCCTCAACAGCTCATCCCACCCCATAGTCCTCGACCTGAGCAAACAGCATGGCTGGTACGACCTCACCATCCAGTCCGGAGACACCATCCAAACCCTCGCAGGTCACATCGAGACCGGCAAACCGAGCTTCACCGATCCCCAGATGGGCAGATCCGTCTAA